In Arthrobacter citreus, a genomic segment contains:
- a CDS encoding ABC transporter substrate-binding protein yields the protein MRFTPQARFLPLAAGAAALALALSACGGGGGAGVTGAPAADVLEKADGATEVNFWHSMDGTNGETLDALITEFNAANEGEIEVKGVYQGDYDTTITKYKAAVQSDSTPTMVQIYDIGTQFMIDSGAVVPTQAFIDRDEYDVSDLQPNIAGYYSIDDELWSMPFNTSMPVLYYNKTLFDAAGLDAEAPPLTLEEVGAAAETLSKVNGGPAEFGFNAAIYGWFLEQEIAANGGLYCGPENGRAGERAAEYSFDDDDAVTFVDWWKDLVATGVAGNTGRATADAQNAFKTGTIGMTLESTGALRGMQQAADEQGFELGVGFYPRIEDNDSGPIIGGASLWISDEGHSDEEMEASWQFMQFLAQPDTQATWHTGTGYFPISRGALDEPKDVAWREQYPQFDVAVQQLAATKLTPATQGCSAGSMPQARKAAEDALEGALLGGDTQTELTEAVTELKREVDNYNNSVQ from the coding sequence ATGCGATTCACACCACAGGCCCGATTCCTGCCGCTGGCAGCCGGCGCGGCTGCCCTGGCACTGGCGCTGTCCGCGTGCGGCGGCGGGGGAGGCGCCGGGGTCACCGGTGCTCCGGCCGCCGATGTGCTCGAGAAGGCCGACGGCGCCACCGAGGTCAACTTCTGGCATTCCATGGACGGCACCAACGGCGAGACCCTCGACGCACTCATTACGGAGTTCAATGCGGCTAACGAGGGCGAAATCGAAGTCAAGGGCGTCTACCAGGGCGACTACGACACCACCATCACCAAGTACAAGGCAGCGGTCCAGTCCGACAGCACACCCACCATGGTGCAGATCTACGACATCGGCACCCAGTTCATGATCGACTCCGGCGCCGTGGTGCCAACCCAGGCCTTCATTGACCGGGACGAGTATGACGTCTCGGACCTGCAGCCCAATATCGCCGGCTACTACTCCATCGACGACGAACTGTGGTCCATGCCCTTCAATACCTCCATGCCGGTGCTCTACTACAACAAGACCCTCTTTGACGCCGCCGGCCTGGATGCCGAGGCCCCGCCCCTGACCCTGGAGGAAGTAGGGGCAGCGGCTGAAACCTTATCCAAGGTCAACGGCGGGCCGGCGGAGTTCGGCTTCAACGCGGCCATTTACGGCTGGTTCCTGGAACAGGAAATCGCCGCCAACGGCGGGCTCTACTGCGGACCCGAGAATGGCCGCGCCGGTGAGCGTGCAGCTGAGTATTCGTTCGATGACGACGACGCCGTCACCTTCGTCGACTGGTGGAAGGACCTGGTCGCCACCGGAGTTGCCGGCAACACCGGCCGGGCCACCGCCGATGCGCAGAACGCGTTCAAGACCGGAACGATCGGGATGACGCTGGAATCCACCGGGGCGCTGCGGGGCATGCAGCAGGCCGCTGATGAGCAGGGCTTCGAGCTGGGCGTCGGCTTCTATCCGCGGATTGAGGACAACGACTCCGGCCCCATCATTGGCGGTGCATCATTGTGGATTTCCGATGAGGGTCACTCGGACGAAGAGATGGAAGCGTCCTGGCAGTTCATGCAGTTCCTGGCTCAGCCGGACACTCAAGCGACCTGGCACACCGGCACCGGGTATTTCCCGATCTCCCGCGGTGCCCTTGACGAGCCGAAGGACGTGGCCTGGCGCGAGCAGTACCCGCAGTTTGACGTGGCTGTCCAGCAGCTGGCCGCGACAAAGCTGACTCCGGCAACCCAGGGCTGCTCCGCCGGATCCATGCCGCAGGCCCGCAAGGCCGCTGAGGACGCGCTGGAAGGCGCGCTGCTGGGCGGAGACACTCAGACTGAACTTACCGAGGCCGTCACCGAGCTCAAGCGCGAAGTGGATAATTACAACAACTCCGTGCAGTAG
- a CDS encoding carbohydrate ABC transporter permease — translation MSRTTAPTPAPAPVTRAAGTRTADIRAAGTKAPVGRKPPAAPRRQRRPLTLGRVLTYLGLSAGAAVVLFPVYFGFVGSFMGPGDINSYPASLWPLDGFRLENFTGALDSIPLVRQYGNSVVMAGLITLGQLLTSLLAAYALVFLKVRWRAFWFALFLCSMMVPSEAIIIPNYLTMSSTGLINTIPALVLPFLAHGFGIFLLRQAFMSFPMELWEAARIDGAGHFRFLFSVLVPLSKPTLAALGIWSFLSAWNMYFWPLLVTQTPEMQTIQIGITQLRSADNFNAGLVLAGTVLAIIPTLLLVVFGQRFIVRGLTAGSIK, via the coding sequence ATGAGCCGCACAACAGCTCCCACACCAGCTCCCGCACCCGTTACCCGGGCAGCAGGCACCCGAACAGCAGACATCCGAGCAGCAGGCACCAAAGCGCCGGTCGGGCGGAAACCTCCGGCAGCACCCCGGCGGCAGCGCCGGCCGCTGACCCTCGGCCGTGTCCTGACGTATCTTGGCCTTTCCGCCGGTGCCGCCGTCGTCCTCTTCCCGGTCTATTTCGGTTTTGTCGGATCATTCATGGGCCCCGGGGACATCAACTCCTATCCGGCGTCCCTGTGGCCGCTCGACGGTTTCCGGCTGGAGAACTTCACCGGCGCCCTGGACAGCATTCCGCTGGTCCGGCAGTACGGAAACTCCGTGGTGATGGCGGGGCTGATCACGCTGGGACAGCTGCTCACGTCGCTGCTGGCAGCCTATGCGCTGGTGTTCCTGAAGGTGCGCTGGCGGGCGTTCTGGTTTGCGCTGTTCCTGTGCAGCATGATGGTGCCCTCCGAGGCCATCATCATTCCGAACTACCTGACCATGAGCTCCACGGGACTGATCAACACCATTCCGGCCCTGGTGCTGCCGTTCCTGGCCCACGGTTTTGGGATCTTCCTGCTCCGGCAGGCCTTTATGTCCTTCCCGATGGAGCTGTGGGAAGCGGCGCGGATCGACGGCGCCGGACACTTCAGGTTCCTCTTTTCGGTGCTGGTGCCGCTGTCCAAGCCCACGCTGGCAGCACTGGGCATCTGGTCCTTCCTCTCGGCCTGGAACATGTACTTTTGGCCGCTGCTGGTCACCCAGACACCTGAGATGCAAACCATCCAGATCGGCATCACCCAGCTGCGCTCGGCGGACAACTTCAACGCCGGGCTGGTCCTGGCAGGCACCGTCCTGGCCATCATTCCCACACTCCTGCTGGTGGTTTTCGGCCAGCGCTTTATTGTCCGCGGCCTCACCGCAGGTTCCATCAAGTAA
- a CDS encoding sugar ABC transporter permease produces the protein MSVAANPAARSEKSPADRAGIKAWWYLLPALLIFAAFLFYPLGRSVFLSFQGSDLFGRPSGFVGLDHYLRLFTDSGFQSVMWVTLGFTVLTVAPSILIALALALLLHQKIKAVRFFRTAFALPFAYSVATASVIFGVMFNQATGVLNGMLAFFGLDRVGWLTDPGIALLSVSIATIWMQLGYNLLVLSAGLGAVSEDVVEAARLDGAHGWRMQRSIIMPLLTPQLFFLLVTGTIHALQSFGQIHILTKGGPQDSTTTLVYSIYQQAFANNNSNFGYASAQAVVLLIIVVAVSAVQFGLLERKVFYR, from the coding sequence ATGAGCGTCGCCGCCAATCCGGCGGCCAGGAGCGAAAAAAGCCCCGCTGATCGGGCCGGCATCAAGGCCTGGTGGTATTTGCTGCCGGCGCTGCTGATATTTGCAGCATTCCTTTTCTATCCGCTGGGACGCTCGGTGTTCCTGTCCTTCCAGGGCAGCGACCTTTTCGGCCGGCCCTCCGGATTTGTCGGACTGGACCATTATTTGCGGTTGTTCACGGACTCCGGTTTTCAATCGGTCATGTGGGTAACGCTGGGATTCACGGTGCTGACCGTGGCACCGTCGATTCTGATCGCACTTGCCCTGGCCCTTCTGCTGCACCAAAAAATCAAGGCCGTACGGTTTTTTCGGACGGCGTTTGCGCTGCCCTTTGCCTATTCGGTGGCCACGGCATCCGTGATCTTCGGAGTGATGTTCAACCAGGCCACGGGCGTGCTGAACGGCATGCTGGCCTTCTTCGGGCTGGACCGGGTGGGCTGGCTGACTGATCCCGGCATCGCCCTGCTCTCGGTGTCCATCGCGACAATCTGGATGCAGCTGGGTTACAACCTCCTGGTTCTCTCCGCAGGCCTTGGGGCAGTGTCCGAAGACGTCGTCGAGGCAGCCCGACTGGATGGAGCTCACGGCTGGCGCATGCAGCGCTCGATCATCATGCCGCTGCTGACGCCGCAGCTGTTTTTCCTGCTGGTCACCGGCACCATCCACGCACTGCAAAGCTTCGGCCAGATCCACATCCTCACGAAGGGCGGCCCACAGGACAGCACCACCACCCTGGTCTACTCGATCTATCAACAGGCCTTCGCCAACAACAACTCCAACTTCGGCTATGCGTCCGCCCAGGCCGTTGTGCTGCTGATCATCGTGGTAGCGGTGTCCGCGGTCCAATTCGGCCTCCTGGAGCGAAAGGTGTTCTACCGATGA
- a CDS encoding DUF3817 domain-containing protein produces the protein MTPRTLFRTLAFAEAVTWTLLLAGMFAKYVLDNEAFTPIAGGLHGFVFLSYAVSTVFVGINQKWSPATIFLGLVTAVVPYATIPFERTMDRGGKLDGGWRLAPGGETPGSFPEKAQAVVLRRPAVSVIVLLAAVAVVFYVLLVLGPPVSLS, from the coding sequence ATGACACCCCGCACCTTGTTCCGCACCCTGGCCTTCGCCGAGGCCGTCACCTGGACCCTGCTCCTGGCCGGCATGTTCGCCAAGTACGTTTTGGACAACGAGGCATTCACGCCGATTGCCGGCGGCCTGCACGGCTTTGTGTTCCTCTCCTACGCCGTGAGCACGGTATTTGTCGGCATTAACCAGAAGTGGTCACCGGCCACGATCTTTCTGGGCCTCGTGACGGCGGTGGTCCCGTATGCCACCATTCCCTTCGAGCGCACGATGGACCGCGGGGGAAAGCTCGACGGCGGGTGGCGGCTTGCTCCGGGCGGCGAAACGCCCGGCAGCTTCCCCGAGAAGGCCCAAGCAGTGGTGCTTCGCCGTCCGGCAGTCTCCGTGATCGTGCTGCTGGCGGCCGTCGCCGTCGTCTTCTATGTGCTCCTGGTCCTGGGCCCGCCCGTTTCCCTTTCCTAA
- a CDS encoding tripartite tricarboxylate transporter permease, producing MDQLALLMEGFAAALTPVNLLWVLIGAVLGTAVGVLPGLGSAMAVALLLPVTFSLEPTAAFIMFAGIYFGGLFGDSTAGILLNTPGNSSAIASTFEGHRMAKNGQAAKALATAAIGAFIGGLIATTLVVFFAPTLVRLATVFGPAEYFALAVFAFLAISAVVSESVIRGVGALGIGLALALVGIDGPSGTARFTLGLPQLFDGISIIVITVGLLALGEVFHVASRIHRDPVATRIKAGGNARINFKDFRKALPSWLRGTAFGAPFGLIPAGGAEVPTFLAYGTEKQLAKRRKDPEFGTTGSIKGLAAPEAAANATAGTAMGALLALGLPTSATAAIMLAAFQQYGMQPGPLLFERSGDLVWALLASLFIGLVILLIINLPFATVWAKLLTIPRHYLYAGITVFSMLGVYAVSSSLIDLWLLIAVGLLGFLMRRYSIPLAPVLIAVILGPMAETELRRALAVSEGDLGILVGSPITITLYAVLAGALIISGLQHLRHRRRDAAADRGEVLAGSSS from the coding sequence ATGGATCAGCTCGCACTGCTTATGGAAGGGTTCGCCGCCGCGCTGACCCCCGTCAACCTGCTCTGGGTGCTGATCGGCGCCGTCCTGGGCACCGCCGTCGGCGTCCTTCCCGGACTCGGCTCGGCAATGGCCGTGGCCCTGCTGCTCCCGGTCACCTTTTCCCTGGAACCCACGGCGGCCTTCATCATGTTCGCCGGCATCTACTTCGGCGGACTTTTTGGAGACTCCACCGCGGGGATCCTCCTGAACACCCCGGGCAACTCCTCGGCAATTGCCTCAACCTTTGAAGGCCATCGCATGGCCAAAAACGGGCAGGCCGCCAAGGCCCTGGCCACCGCGGCCATCGGTGCGTTCATTGGCGGCCTGATAGCCACCACGCTGGTGGTGTTCTTCGCCCCCACGCTGGTGCGCCTGGCCACCGTATTCGGTCCGGCGGAGTATTTCGCCCTGGCAGTCTTCGCCTTCCTGGCCATCTCCGCAGTGGTCTCCGAATCCGTCATCCGCGGTGTCGGCGCCCTGGGCATCGGCCTGGCCCTGGCCCTTGTGGGAATCGACGGACCCAGCGGAACCGCCCGCTTCACGCTGGGGCTGCCCCAGCTTTTTGACGGCATTTCCATCATTGTCATTACCGTTGGCCTGCTTGCACTGGGCGAGGTGTTCCACGTGGCCTCGCGCATCCACCGGGATCCGGTGGCAACCCGCATCAAGGCCGGCGGAAACGCCCGCATCAACTTCAAGGATTTCCGCAAGGCCCTGCCCTCATGGCTGCGCGGAACTGCCTTTGGCGCTCCTTTCGGGCTGATCCCAGCCGGCGGGGCCGAGGTTCCCACCTTCCTGGCCTACGGCACCGAAAAACAGCTGGCCAAACGCCGCAAGGATCCGGAGTTCGGCACCACCGGCTCGATCAAGGGCCTGGCTGCGCCGGAAGCGGCAGCCAACGCGACGGCGGGAACCGCCATGGGCGCGCTGCTGGCGCTCGGGCTGCCCACATCGGCCACCGCCGCCATTATGCTCGCAGCCTTCCAGCAGTACGGGATGCAGCCCGGGCCGCTGCTCTTTGAGCGAAGCGGTGACCTGGTCTGGGCCCTGCTGGCCTCGCTGTTCATCGGCCTGGTCATTCTGCTGATCATCAACCTGCCGTTCGCTACAGTGTGGGCGAAGCTGCTGACCATTCCCCGGCATTACCTCTATGCCGGCATCACCGTTTTTTCCATGCTGGGCGTGTACGCGGTGAGCTCATCGCTCATCGACCTGTGGCTGCTGATTGCAGTTGGCCTGCTGGGCTTCCTCATGCGCCGCTACAGCATTCCGCTGGCACCGGTGCTGATTGCCGTGATCCTGGGCCCGATGGCGGAGACGGAACTGCGCCGCGCACTGGCCGTTTCCGAGGGGGATTTGGGCATTCTGGTGGGCAGTCCCATCACCATTACGCTGTACGCCGTGCTGGCTGGCGCGCTGATTATCAGCGGACTGCAGCATCTGCGCCACCGCCGCCGTGACGCCGCGGCGGACCGTGGGGAGGTGCTGGCCGGCAGCAGCAGCTAA
- a CDS encoding tripartite tricarboxylate transporter TctB family protein — MSLAQDKPAPARQSPAPRRPALEGRSELIVVAVLYAVAIFLTIGTATMNVQGTASPGPQFFPVLVCIALYGVATALAIQVIRRPNIPDTRIHPGRGNFSGAMLDDLSGEREFETLHDDTGDHPTYKTYSDWRTVGMVVGGVVAFTVMLNIVGWILSAAFLFWVICYAMGSKRPLFDVGVSLLFASAVQLAFNAGLGLNLPSGFLGGML, encoded by the coding sequence ATGAGTCTCGCCCAGGACAAGCCGGCACCCGCCCGGCAGTCACCGGCGCCGCGCCGCCCGGCGCTGGAAGGCCGAAGTGAACTGATCGTCGTCGCCGTGCTTTACGCCGTGGCGATCTTCCTGACCATCGGCACCGCCACCATGAACGTGCAGGGCACCGCTTCTCCGGGGCCGCAGTTCTTCCCGGTCCTGGTCTGCATCGCCCTCTATGGGGTGGCCACGGCCCTGGCCATCCAGGTGATCCGGCGCCCCAACATTCCGGACACCCGCATCCATCCCGGACGCGGGAACTTCTCCGGTGCCATGCTCGATGACCTCTCCGGCGAACGTGAGTTTGAAACCCTGCACGACGACACGGGGGACCATCCCACCTACAAGACCTACTCCGATTGGCGGACCGTGGGCATGGTTGTCGGTGGCGTGGTGGCCTTCACCGTCATGCTCAACATCGTGGGCTGGATCCTCAGTGCGGCGTTCCTGTTCTGGGTGATCTGCTACGCGATGGGCAGCAAGCGTCCGCTCTTCGACGTCGGTGTCTCGCTGCTGTTTGCCTCCGCCGTACAGCTCGCCTTTAACGCCGGACTGGGCCTGAACCTGCCCTCCGGCTTCCTGGGAGGAATGCTCTGA
- a CDS encoding tripartite tricarboxylate transporter substrate binding protein yields MKKSIRTGVFALVVAVVTILAFVNAAASGGTATARSKLTLIAPAAPGGGWDGFARESQQALRSNGIVNNPQVVNVPGAGGTIGLSQFVQTPGREDALLVTGGVMIGAIELADNPESMADVVPIARLADDYAALVVPADSEFQTLDDFLAAWQANPGANSIGGGSLGSIDHLLSGLLAQKIGMDPSTVNYVAYSGGGEALTSLLSHTTAAGMSGYNEVADQIEAGTLRALAISSEERLDGVDVPTFREQGVDVSMSNWRGVVAAPGITDEAKAEFVAIITEMRESDEWRDTLERNSWTDSFATGEEFEDFIDGEVTTAQGIVKELGL; encoded by the coding sequence ATGAAAAAGTCCATCCGCACGGGGGTTTTCGCCCTGGTCGTCGCCGTGGTCACGATCCTGGCGTTCGTTAATGCAGCTGCGTCCGGAGGCACGGCCACCGCACGCAGCAAACTCACACTTATTGCTCCGGCAGCCCCCGGCGGAGGCTGGGACGGATTCGCGCGCGAATCCCAGCAGGCGCTGCGCAGCAACGGCATCGTCAATAATCCGCAGGTGGTGAACGTTCCCGGAGCCGGAGGCACCATCGGACTGAGCCAGTTTGTCCAGACCCCCGGCCGCGAGGATGCGCTGCTGGTCACCGGCGGGGTCATGATCGGCGCCATCGAACTGGCCGACAACCCGGAGTCCATGGCCGACGTCGTTCCCATCGCCCGCCTCGCTGATGACTATGCGGCGCTGGTGGTTCCGGCGGACTCGGAATTCCAGACGCTCGATGACTTCCTGGCCGCATGGCAGGCGAACCCCGGGGCCAACTCCATCGGCGGCGGTTCGCTCGGTTCCATCGACCATCTGCTCAGCGGCCTGCTCGCCCAGAAGATCGGCATGGACCCGAGCACGGTGAACTATGTTGCCTATTCCGGCGGCGGCGAAGCCCTGACGTCACTGCTGTCCCACACCACGGCCGCCGGCATGTCCGGGTACAACGAGGTGGCGGACCAGATTGAAGCCGGAACCCTCCGCGCCCTGGCGATCTCCTCCGAGGAGCGGCTCGACGGCGTGGATGTCCCCACCTTCAGGGAGCAGGGCGTGGACGTGTCCATGTCCAACTGGCGCGGCGTAGTGGCCGCCCCCGGCATCACGGATGAAGCGAAAGCGGAATTCGTTGCGATCATCACCGAGATGCGGGAGTCGGATGAATGGCGGGACACCCTCGAGCGCAACAGCTGGACGGACAGCTTTGCCACCGGCGAGGAATTCGAGGACTTCATCGACGGAGAAGTCACCACGGCACAAGGAATCGTAAAGGAGCTCGGATTATGA